One segment of Chloroflexota bacterium DNA contains the following:
- the nth gene encoding endonuclease III: MVKRNPADEKKRVQAILRRLRKAYPDAQCALNHRSAFELLVATILSAQCTDATVNKVTPALFAHCPTPAALAAAPRADVEALVRSTGFFRNKARNIQGAAHVLVEEFGGEVPQGMDDLLSLPGVARKTANVVRGVCFGLADGVVVDTHVRRISQRLGLTKQEDPVKIEQDLMTVLPKTRWIAFSHEVIWHGRRICDARKPLCEQCSLFDLCPSGTKLLKARR, translated from the coding sequence ATGGTCAAACGGAATCCGGCCGACGAAAAGAAGCGCGTGCAGGCGATCCTGCGCCGCCTCCGCAAAGCGTATCCCGACGCGCAGTGCGCGCTGAACCATCGCAGCGCGTTTGAACTGCTCGTCGCGACGATCCTCTCCGCGCAGTGCACCGACGCGACGGTGAACAAGGTGACGCCCGCGCTCTTTGCGCACTGCCCGACGCCGGCCGCGTTGGCCGCCGCGCCGCGCGCGGATGTGGAGGCGCTGGTCAGATCAACCGGGTTCTTCCGCAATAAGGCCAGGAACATCCAGGGCGCGGCTCACGTACTCGTGGAGGAGTTCGGCGGCGAGGTGCCGCAGGGCATGGACGACCTGCTCAGCCTGCCGGGCGTGGCGCGCAAGACTGCCAACGTCGTGCGCGGCGTCTGCTTCGGCCTGGCCGATGGCGTCGTGGTGGACACGCATGTGCGCCGTATCAGCCAGCGGCTTGGTCTCACGAAGCAAGAAGATCCGGTCAAGATCGAGCAGGATTTGATGACCGTCCTACCGAAAACGCGCTGGATCGCGTTCAGCCACGAAGTCATCTGGCACGGACGGCGCATCTGCGATGCGAGGAAGCCGCTCTGCGAGCAGTGCTCACTCTTTGACCTGTGTCCGAGCGGGACGAAACTGCTGAAGGCACGAAGGTAA
- a CDS encoding beta-lactamase family protein, with translation MNTHSFAAESSAPGLPGAERHAQLLAACPRLEPIFRRYAERQQMPGVAYGVIVDGELVFTHGFGVRDVTTPAPPDADSVYRIASMTKSFAALAIIKLRDAGSLQLAAPAATYVPELASLRYPTADSAPLTVQQLLTMSAGWPQDDPWADRQLYIGDDDLSRLFRDGVTFSNPPGVVFEYSNYAYIVLGRIIANVAGVSALDYITREILQPLGMTATTWQPATVPAAHRAPGYRWEDEQWKAEPLLPSGGDVAAFAGISSSVRDLARWVALFQSAWPARDEPETGLVRRSSLREMQQVWRMYRPVITERELGVSSLFSAGGYGYGLSIAHNGRYESVGHGGGVPGFGSHMRWAPAYGVGIVALANVTYANVHAACADALDELLQASQAQPRPPHPSDALLEAHAQVICLLTAWDDGLADTLFAGNFFLDSDRPHWQRRLDELRRDHGALHPDGVFEVENSLRGRWRMAGERGWCWVFITLSPTVPPRVQHLQLTSTLPPSPAMQSAAARLAALVSKPTRSAWQRLVARDANREALWERVRLAHVVCGACTAGELLAGDGAASATFRFVGEKCMSEVELTLDAESSRLRDAVFRAGR, from the coding sequence ATGAACACACATTCCTTTGCGGCTGAATCGTCCGCGCCCGGCCTGCCCGGAGCTGAACGACACGCGCAGCTTCTCGCGGCGTGTCCGCGCCTGGAGCCAATCTTCCGGCGCTACGCCGAGCGCCAGCAAATGCCTGGTGTCGCGTATGGCGTGATCGTGGATGGCGAGCTCGTCTTCACGCACGGCTTCGGCGTGCGCGACGTGACCACGCCGGCGCCGCCGGATGCGGACAGCGTGTATCGCATTGCCTCGATGACCAAGAGCTTCGCGGCGCTGGCGATCATCAAGCTGCGCGACGCGGGGTCGCTGCAACTCGCCGCGCCGGCGGCGACCTATGTGCCGGAACTTGCCAGCCTGCGCTATCCCACGGCCGACTCGGCACCACTCACTGTGCAACAACTGTTGACGATGTCGGCCGGTTGGCCGCAAGACGACCCGTGGGCGGACCGGCAATTGTACATTGGCGACGATGATCTCAGCCGGCTCTTCCGCGACGGTGTGACGTTTTCCAATCCGCCGGGCGTCGTCTTTGAGTACTCCAACTACGCCTACATTGTGCTGGGGCGCATCATCGCCAACGTCGCCGGCGTGTCCGCGCTGGACTACATCACACGCGAGATCCTCCAGCCGCTCGGCATGACGGCGACCACATGGCAGCCGGCCACGGTGCCGGCCGCGCACCGGGCGCCCGGCTATCGCTGGGAAGATGAACAGTGGAAGGCCGAGCCGTTGCTACCATCCGGCGGCGATGTCGCCGCGTTTGCGGGCATCAGCAGCTCGGTGCGCGATCTGGCGCGCTGGGTCGCGCTGTTCCAGTCCGCCTGGCCCGCGCGCGACGAGCCGGAAACGGGCCTTGTGCGGCGCAGTTCGCTGCGCGAGATGCAGCAGGTCTGGCGCATGTACCGGCCGGTGATCACGGAGCGCGAGCTTGGCGTGTCGTCGCTGTTCAGTGCGGGCGGCTATGGCTATGGTCTTTCAATCGCGCACAACGGGCGCTATGAGAGCGTGGGGCACGGGGGCGGGGTGCCGGGCTTCGGCTCGCATATGCGCTGGGCGCCTGCCTACGGCGTCGGCATCGTCGCGCTTGCCAATGTTACCTACGCCAATGTCCACGCGGCATGTGCCGACGCGCTCGACGAGTTGCTGCAGGCTAGCCAGGCGCAACCACGCCCGCCTCATCCGAGTGACGCACTGCTTGAAGCGCACGCGCAGGTCATCTGCTTGTTGACGGCATGGGATGACGGGCTGGCCGACACGCTCTTCGCCGGCAATTTCTTCCTTGATAGCGACCGGCCGCACTGGCAGCGCCGGTTGGACGAATTGCGGCGCGACCATGGCGCACTGCACCCCGACGGCGTATTCGAAGTCGAGAACAGCCTGCGCGGACGCTGGCGGATGGCCGGTGAGCGCGGCTGGTGCTGGGTGTTCATCACCCTGTCGCCCACCGTGCCGCCGCGCGTGCAGCACTTGCAGCTCACATCCACCCTGCCGCCGTCGCCGGCCATGCAGTCGGCCGCCGCGCGGCTGGCTGCGCTGGTCAGCAAACCGACGCGCAGCGCATGGCAGCGCCTGGTGGCGCGCGACGCCAACCGCGAGGCGTTATGGGAGCGGGTGCGCCTGGCACACGTGGTGTGCGGCGCCTGCACGGCGGGCGAACTACTGGCCGGTGATGGCGCGGCCTCGGCTACGTTTCGCTTTGTGGGCGAGAAATGCATGTCGGAGGTCGAGTTGACGCTGGATGCAGAAAGTAGCAGGCTGCGCGACGCCGTTTTCCGTGCAGGCCGTTGA
- a CDS encoding GNAT family N-acetyltransferase, which produces MPDISVRRLIDADRAAVCDLITRRWGAETVVAHGRTYRPHMLDGFAAVLAGEIVGLLTFTVDGDACEIVTLDSLRQGAGVGTALIAAMRDEAQRRGCRRLWLITTNDNLRALRFYQKRGFVLAVLHRDAVTAARRLKPEIPLLGNDGIPLRDEIELELILV; this is translated from the coding sequence ATGCCGGACATTTCCGTGCGCAGACTAATCGATGCCGACCGCGCCGCAGTGTGCGATCTCATCACGCGGCGCTGGGGCGCGGAGACCGTCGTGGCGCACGGGCGCACATACCGCCCGCATATGCTCGACGGCTTCGCGGCTGTGCTTGCCGGTGAAATCGTCGGGCTGCTGACGTTCACTGTGGACGGTGACGCCTGTGAGATCGTCACGCTCGACAGCCTGCGCCAGGGCGCGGGCGTCGGCACAGCGCTCATCGCGGCCATGCGAGACGAAGCGCAACGGCGCGGCTGCCGCCGGCTGTGGCTGATCACGACCAATGATAACCTGCGCGCGCTCCGCTTCTACCAGAAGCGCGGCTTCGTGCTGGCCGTCCTGCACCGCGATGCCGTGACGGCGGCGCGGCGGCTGAAGCCGGAGATCCCGCTGCTCGGCAACGACGGCATCCCGCTCCGCGACGAAATCGAGCTCGAACTCATCCTCGTGTAA